The Mucilaginibacter yixingensis genome window below encodes:
- the hisC gene encoding histidinol-phosphate transaminase — MFDINNILRENIKKLVPYSSARDEFQGEASVYLDANENAFGSPLDTNYNRYPDPLQYAVKLRLSEIKGVPARNIFLGNGSDEAIDILFRSFCNPGVDNVIIVPPTYGMYEVSANINDVALKRVPLTAEYQLDLDGIAEAIDKHTKMIFICSPNNPTGNSINRADVETLLANFKGLVVVDEAYINFSRQKTFIQELTEYANLVVLQTLSKAWGLAGLRVGMAFASEEIIEVMNKVKPPYNINEASQQLALEALQNVDQVNAWIKETLAQRDKLVLALRNFDFVLDIYPSDANFILVKTTDAKGIYNYLVSHGIIVRDRSKVTLCEGALRITIGTPQENETLIETLKTFK; from the coding sequence ATGTTCGACATCAATAATATATTAAGAGAAAACATTAAAAAGCTGGTACCCTACTCGTCAGCGCGTGACGAGTTTCAGGGTGAAGCCAGTGTTTATCTGGACGCTAACGAGAACGCTTTTGGTTCTCCGTTAGATACCAACTATAACCGTTACCCTGATCCGCTGCAATATGCCGTAAAACTGCGTTTGAGCGAGATTAAAGGCGTACCGGCACGCAACATCTTCCTGGGCAATGGCAGCGATGAGGCTATTGATATCCTGTTCCGCAGCTTTTGTAACCCGGGTGTAGATAACGTCATCATCGTACCGCCTACTTACGGCATGTACGAGGTTTCGGCCAACATAAATGATGTGGCGTTGAAACGTGTACCGCTTACCGCAGAATATCAACTTGATCTGGACGGCATTGCCGAAGCCATTGATAAGCACACCAAGATGATCTTCATCTGCTCGCCAAACAATCCAACCGGTAACTCTATTAACCGAGCCGATGTGGAGACACTGCTGGCTAACTTCAAAGGACTAGTAGTTGTAGATGAGGCTTATATCAACTTTAGCCGTCAAAAAACTTTCATCCAGGAACTGACCGAGTATGCTAACCTGGTAGTATTGCAAACGCTATCTAAAGCCTGGGGATTGGCCGGTCTGCGCGTAGGTATGGCCTTCGCCAGCGAAGAGATTATCGAGGTGATGAACAAGGTAAAACCGCCCTACAACATCAATGAGGCCTCGCAGCAACTGGCATTAGAAGCCCTGCAAAACGTTGATCAGGTGAATGCATGGATCAAAGAAACGCTGGCCCAGCGCGATAAGCTGGTGCTGGCTTTAAGAAACTTTGATTTTGTGCTGGATATCTACCCAAGTGACGCTAACTTTATCCTCGTAAAAACAACCGACGCCAAGGGGATCTACAATTACTTGGTGAGCCATGGCATCATCGTGCGCGATCGCTCTAAAGTAACGCTTTGCGAGGGTGCGCTACGCATTACCATTGGTACGCCGCAGGAAAATGAAACATTGATTGAGACCCTGAAGACTTTTAAATGA
- the hisB gene encoding bifunctional histidinol-phosphatase/imidazoleglycerol-phosphate dehydratase HisB yields MNTLKKILFVDRDGTLILEPEDEQIDSFAKLIFYPKALQYLPKIAAELDYELVMVTNQDGLGTDSYPEDTFWPVQNFVLKTFENEGVKFSNIVVDRTFARDNAPTRKPGTALLTEYFDETKYDLKNSFTIGDRKNDVLLARNLGAKSIWLNANNNLGGHEEVNQSAHDELKDVVALETTDWQQIYEFLKVGERVGEHRRTTKETDIHIKINLDGKGDAKISTGLHFFDHMLDQIARHGSIDMELTAKGDLHIDEHHTIEDTGIALGELFATTLGDKRGIERYGFCLPMDDCLAQVAIDFGGRNWLMWEADFKREKIGEMPTEMFYHFFKSFSDAAKCNLNIKAEGINEHHKIEAIFKAFAKAIKMAVKRDVNNMVLPSTKGVL; encoded by the coding sequence ATGAATACGTTAAAAAAAATACTCTTTGTAGACCGCGACGGCACGCTGATTCTGGAGCCGGAAGATGAGCAGATTGACTCGTTTGCCAAGCTGATCTTCTACCCTAAAGCGCTGCAATACCTGCCTAAAATTGCTGCTGAACTGGATTATGAACTGGTAATGGTAACTAACCAGGACGGTTTGGGTACCGACTCTTATCCGGAAGATACCTTCTGGCCGGTGCAAAACTTCGTACTGAAAACTTTTGAGAACGAAGGCGTAAAATTCAGCAACATTGTGGTCGACCGTACTTTTGCGCGCGACAATGCCCCTACCCGCAAACCGGGCACGGCCCTGCTTACGGAGTATTTTGACGAAACTAAATACGATCTGAAAAACTCGTTCACCATTGGCGATCGCAAGAACGATGTGCTGCTGGCCCGCAACCTGGGAGCTAAATCCATCTGGTTAAATGCCAACAATAACCTGGGTGGCCATGAGGAAGTTAACCAAAGCGCACACGATGAGTTAAAAGACGTAGTGGCCCTGGAAACTACCGACTGGCAACAGATCTACGAGTTTTTAAAAGTAGGCGAGCGCGTAGGCGAACATCGTCGTACCACTAAAGAAACCGACATCCATATCAAGATCAACCTGGACGGTAAAGGCGATGCCAAGATCAGCACCGGTCTGCACTTTTTTGACCACATGCTGGATCAGATTGCCCGTCACGGTAGTATCGATATGGAACTGACCGCCAAAGGCGATCTGCATATAGACGAGCATCACACCATTGAAGATACCGGCATTGCCCTGGGCGAACTGTTTGCTACTACTTTAGGCGACAAACGCGGTATTGAACGGTACGGTTTCTGCCTGCCAATGGACGACTGCCTGGCGCAGGTGGCCATTGATTTTGGCGGCCGCAACTGGCTGATGTGGGAGGCTGACTTTAAACGCGAAAAGATTGGCGAAATGCCGACAGAGATGTTCTATCATTTCTTCAAATCATTTAGCGATGCAGCCAAATGTAATCTCAATATCAAAGCTGAAGGCATCAACGAGCATCACAAAATAGAAGCTATCTTTAAAGCTTTTGCAAAGGCAATAAAGATGGCCGTTAAACGTGATGTAAATAACATGGTTTTACCAAGTACTAAGGGGGTCTTGTAG
- the hisH gene encoding imidazole glycerol phosphate synthase subunit HisH, which produces MIGIVQYGAGNIFSLTSALDRLGISHGMIEKESDFDLYDRIIIPGVGHAGAAMNKLQQTGLVPHIQKLDKPTLGICVGMQLMTEHSEEGDANLLGIIPVQTKRFADSADYKVPHTGWNRVMAEKENPLFKDIPEASHFYFVHSYYIEYNPQYTLASTDYSLKFSASIWLNNFYGVQFHPEKSGVYGEQLLANFSKI; this is translated from the coding sequence ATGATAGGAATTGTACAATACGGCGCAGGCAACATCTTCTCTTTAACATCGGCACTGGACAGACTGGGTATCAGTCACGGTATGATTGAGAAGGAGAGCGATTTTGACCTGTATGACCGCATTATTATACCGGGCGTGGGCCATGCCGGGGCAGCTATGAACAAGCTGCAGCAAACCGGACTGGTGCCGCACATCCAAAAGCTGGATAAACCTACACTGGGCATTTGCGTGGGTATGCAGCTGATGACGGAGCACTCTGAGGAAGGCGACGCTAACCTACTGGGTATCATCCCCGTACAAACCAAACGCTTTGCAGATAGTGCTGATTACAAGGTACCGCACACCGGTTGGAACCGCGTGATGGCAGAGAAGGAGAACCCGCTTTTTAAAGATATTCCTGAAGCATCACACTTTTACTTTGTACATTCGTACTATATTGAGTACAATCCCCAATATACTTTAGCCTCAACCGATTACAGTTTGAAATTTTCGGCATCAATTTGGCTTAACAATTTTTATGGTGTGCAATTCCACCCGGAGAAATCTGGCGTGTATGGAGAACAACTGTTAGCAAACTTTTCAAAAATCTAA